The sequence below is a genomic window from Liolophura sinensis isolate JHLJ2023 chromosome 2, CUHK_Ljap_v2, whole genome shotgun sequence.
TGAACGTATTATATAGCATGCACAAACATTCGGCCTAAGGACTTCATGCAAGCAGCTTTACGTTCTGTACCAAAAAAGGCTTAGTTGAACTGATCTTTTGGGGACGAAGTATAGTGAAGATGGCCGTATCACGGTTATGAACACTGCTTATATTTCTAGGCTTCTATAGGCTATAAACTCATGGACGTATGTAGGAACCGTGAGTCCATAATTCTGATTACGGGCATATATATAGTGTAGTCACGTACCATAAGACATGTATAGGCCAATGAACTATCATTGAATCAACACCTTTTGACCACAATTATGTGACCTATCTAACATGTGGTCAAATAGCCGTGGAATTAAGATAGACGATTTTAATCCCTGATATAGCCGTATTATCTATTGCCCACTGAAGGTCATCATCATTGGTACTGTACAAATATGGGCATCTGGCCGTGGGTATCTGGCGGTGGGTATGTGGCCGGGGGTTTCTGGCCGTGGGTATCATTGCATACAACTTTAGGTTTAACAATCGTGCACCGtatagatgaatgaatgaatgtttggggttgaGCGTCGTAtctaacaatgtttcagtcattgTGAGGTTGGGGCTGATGTATCAGCACGATCATTACCACGGCCCATccaacgagagctggattcgaaccatAGACCTATGCAATTAGTAGGCGTGGTTGCTCTTTATATCCCGCCTACACAAGTCGGTTCCAAGCTAAATCTTTACATATATAACGTATATGTATCTGTTTTACAACAAGAATGggacattttattaatttcgccCAGAAAATAATACAACAGATTATAAGCGAAAGCCTGATTTAAAGTATACaagaaacgctttggtttttaGGTTTGCTTGAAAGTACAAGAACGCTTCTCGGCTTACCTCTTGGTGCGAAACAATGTCTTACACTACAGTTTTCCCATGGCCCCGTGcagtcagtccggaaattaagtgtACAGTAGCCTGCTCTGGTGACGTAAACGGTGAAATCTGTCAACACAAACTTTGTTGATGGAGATGCCCAATAGGTGGCGTTAAGCTGGTCTGGCGTTACCAGTATGTCCAcggatgacgtcatttccgactATTTCCACAAGTGACGGAAAACATACATTAAATAGAGGGGTAATAAGAAATATAGAATATGCCTTaagaatgttttttgtttttctcatttttttttcttatattgcTTCTTTTTCCTTGAAACCATACTCTTCGATTTATAGTACCTCTTAATGTATCCGCTAGACAGCTTCTTGATCCCTGGGGCCACGCGTGTACCATTGTTTTTACTGTGTTTGCACAACTGTGCTAGTGTGATAACACTGATGTTCAGATACACATATACACGCACGTTTGCAATACTTCCTCATTCACGGTTTGAACCACATACTACTTCAGTGATAAAATCTATCAATTTATTATGTAAACTGATAGTAATTGTTGATAATTTTAATCAAGGAAGAAGAGTCATATAGCTGGGATCAGTATATATGAACGCGAGATGTATAGTtttcatgcagattttgtatatatatatatatatatatatatatatatatatatatatatatatatatatatatatatatatatatatatatatatatatatacacagtaactgtgtacaatatatacagtaaCGCCAATGTGCGACTAATGATTTAGGTACTCAAACAAGCTAAGCTATAAACACATGCTCGATGCAATGATAGAATCTatgcgccgaaacagacattagtataccaaccgtcaaccagtaagaaggttccaggtcaataatcacaaaataataataatcccaaaacgacgtataacgcaaactaccaaagaaccaAGTAAGTATATAAAGCATGAAATTACACCGGAATCAtgccaagagaagcagtcagcagttttcaatgatgtttgagGTATGTTCCAGGCGAATGGGGAAATCAGTGTTGTAAGCGTGTCAGTTGTCAGcaatgaaatatgtatctcaggtgcgctttgattgcaaatatTCATTCATACAACGCGGCGATCTAGTTCAATGGCGTTTATAGATGCGATGTATAAGGCGCTATATAGGACATTAAGAATTAATGCAGGATAGCGCGTGCAATATATATCCAGGCCCTTTACAACTGGAGGCTGCAGAGTGAATGATAGCTTTGTACATATTGCGCACCTGAGCGTATTGGATTGTCTCCCCCTTGTAACGGTAAAGGTTCAGCCCAAACTGCGGGCaataaaattttgtacataagTTGTGTCACGTACCGTTTGTTTAGTGTGCGAACTTAATGTGATTATCACGTATTTTGATGCGCATTTTACACACCAATAGGCAATGTAATTTAAAGTTACAGGTAAAGTCGTTGCATGTTATATGGCTATACGTCAATACAGTAATTTTTCTAGATTTACCCCAGTACTTTTAACTGTcgtataaaatactgtaaaaatgtgtatattgcGCAGTTTTTGTTGTGATATTGCATACTAGTAGTCTCAAATGCTTTCGACTTACATTTTCTATACCAAAGCCGTGAttgattgaaataaattttctaatgttcaaaagttttgaaatttaccTCTCCCTTCAAAACTGTGCTAAGATTTTAGCCTGGTATTTAATTAGGATAAGactggtattaaaatttaagcctggtttaactttaatacactttgaacaaCTGTCTGCTGGCCGCCATTAGTTAACCACATGTATTGCTATCAGATGACGTCATTCCTGCATAAAAATGCACGTGCCACACCTAGTTACCACAGGCCACTCGTCTGGTTTTCTTTGAACGCGGTCGCCACCACATGGTTGCAAAATTGCCGAtgtagcgttaagccataattattcattcattctttgaaCGCGGCTTATCGATTTCGTGGCATGTTTTCGAGAACTGTTTACACAGTATTAAACCTAAGAATCGATTTCCAGGCGCAAGATTTCAGAAAtacataatatttatacataggCCAATATGGTATATTTACTGGATTCTAAATATGTGCAATCTCGATTTACACATTGCACAAGCTATAGACCTACAAATCTACCAACTTCTCGCCAGTGCGTGTGTAAATGAaacaagtaaatgaaaaaatggCATGGTAAATTGGCTTCAATCCCCCACTTTCTTCAAAAGCAGCCAATTTTGTTAGGAAAACGCTGGACTTTCGCTTTGTTTGTAATTTTCCTCTACCTTCACTATGATGAATAAGTCAGAACTATTCACTCCATTGTTTTAGTTTTATCCGCGACATTCAGTCCCCTTCCTGGAAATATCTTTGCCATTTTGTTCGCCGTGGTCCAGTGGTAAGAAGCGCCTGCCTTTCAACAGATGGGACACATGAGCTGCGGGATCAAACCCGGCACTGGACAGGGAATTTAGTAGATTCCTCGCTCTCACTTCCTGCTCGTGGGACTCTGGTCGCACGAGCAGGCGGACAACAGTTTAAAGGCATggaaaacactgaaatgaagtatttatcagatgaaagaacattAAATATTGCCCGGgaaaatagtttattttttttagaatatttctaaCCGACTTAAATCTATTAAAACGTAGAATTCTATgatggtctgttgggacccagagggtatcagtgacgtcacagcaacatttttggcttgaaatggttcgtttcaaggtccattttttaaaaatccatttaCAGCTCTTAATGAAGATGCactttgaatgatgaaatatagcagtctatgtgtgtcaagtggcaaaaagctgaagtgacatcactggtcccaatatggtcagaaaagaccaCAGTAGGATCCAAGGTTTTAAACTCATTTTACTCggtcgaaaaatattctaagtaataaatcaaaatcaaatttcgCTGACAATGTTTAACGGTCTTGCATCTTACACGTCCGTCATATTAGTATTTTCTTTGCGTTTAAACTTCGTTGGACCATGCACTTGCCTTGAACCAATATGATTCGCCAATCTGTTCTTCACGTGTGGAAATATAACTTCGTCAGTTACAttgcaaaggtcagtggtttacgccATGCAACCCTGCTCCGTCCATTTATAAAACTTCCCGCCATCGTATGTGAAACGTTCTTGAACATGACGGTGAACAATAAtccaaaacatatataaataaatgaataagtaaaagCGCCAGGGATCCATATTTCTGAAACTGACAAAATCATATCCTTGGTTTCTTCCCTCAGTGTGGCGGCTGCAGACGAGATTCGGACTCCACTCCCGCGATAACCCCTAAGCAGAGCGAGAGGCGGAGACAGTCATCTGTGGCGTTACCTTTGGCAGACCCGTCCATAGCTGTGACCGGTTACAGGCGGGACGACCCCTTGGTAAGTCAAAATTCAGGGGAGACAATTCATATATCGCACATGTGGATGAATGTGGAGAACCGAATTAATTAACgtgttacatgttttggcaagttaatgTAAAGGCCAGTGACAAAACATGCTCTTTAAcggagaaaaaaacaaaaacactgaataaaagaaaaaaactaagaaGGTATGTTTACCTAATTTGTTTTCGCCATGTAGACTTTATGTAGTCGTATTTTTCGCATGGATTTCGCTTAAATCGTCTTTGTCACCTGGATTTCGCTCAATCGTCTTTGTCACCTGGATTTTGTTTGATCGTCTTTGCCACTTGGACTTCGTTTAATCATCTTTGCCACCTGGGCCTTGTTCAATCATCTTTGCCACCTGGGCCTTGTTTAATCATCTTTGCCACCCGGacttattttatctttttggCCATCCGAACTGTATTTAAGCGTTTTCGCCACCCGAATTGTATTTAATCGTTATTGCCACGTGAACTTTGTTTAATCGTTATTGCCACGTAGCCGATGTTTATTCTTTAATGCCACATGAACTTAAACTGTTAAATTTGCGGTTGATTGATTGACGGATTTGATtaaatgttgtttaacgccttacccaagattttttttactacaGTTACGGCGATCAGATTTATAGGTGGAGTAAACCGTTCTAAAcaaccgacctttggcaaacaTTTTGAAGTCGCAACGGAAAGGAGAAGGGATATCGCTTTTGCTTCATGCAATTTGCGCCATTGTGTTTGTCTCAAAAACTACAGATGAATTCGCAAAAACACTATGTCCTTGTCAGTAGATATTATAAcgcctgattttttttatatttatttccaggAATTTAGTCAAATTGACGACTTAAGTTTTCTCAAGGCGACGACTTTCCGTTTATGTCGGACGAGAAACGACCGTCCAAACAGCCTGAGCGAGAGGTAGGAAATCCACGTAGGATTGTGGAAATTTCGAACTTGAACTCTTTTGACATGAAAGGTAAATatagtcctactgtatcatgggACATGTCAAAGATGTCAGGCTAATTTGTTGACAGTAAGATACCAATCACCTGACTCACCGTGTTTCGGAGcaacaaatgacacctctttccttcaggaaTGTCCAGGTCCTCATTTTTCTCCATCTTCGTCTACTCTGAAAAGAGTTTTGTGAACTTTTTTCACACGCCtgatgttatagtaaatgttgCCAATTAACATATTTGCCACATGATACAGCAGGACCTTTTGTTTACCTTCACAaggataaaatatttcaaacttgaAACCCCTCTGTTCGACTCCTCTCAAGAACCATTCTCAAATACCttgcaaagatttatttatttatttgattggtgttttacgccgtactcaagaatatttcacttatacgacagcggccagcattatggtgggaggaacccacgaccatccgcaggttgctgccggaCTCCTGTAAAGAAAGGAATAGAACTGCATTTCTGTTTGGAAATGTAgcccaaaaatgaaaaatgcacGACGTAACCATGCACGCGGCACACGTTCTGAGTTTTCAACCTCTCCCCAGCACTAggaattgattgatttatttatttatttatcgttgtcaagaatatttcacttatacgacggcggccagcattatagtggaaggagcccgggggaaacccacgaccgtccacagCTTGTTGCAGACCGTTCCACCTTCCCACACTTTGACGGTTTGTTATGCATGCTTTTGCTGACAATTAGCGATGGACGGAGCTCGTGTGACAGTTTGCACAGCCCTGTGTTCATTGACGTCCTCTTAccttccaccattatggcaCAGAAATAGCTCCGACGTGGGAAAGTTAATCactaacttgccagaggtcggtggtttacaccaggcactcCTGTTGCCTCTGTGTATATAATTGACTGCATTGTTTAGGTCAGAAATTCTTATCTCTGTGACGTTAAacaataaattcattaaaaatagCTTATTTTGGGTATGCTTGAAAACCTATTGATGACATACAGTAATTAATTTATGGCAATAGGTAGCGCCAATACAAATGACTTAATTCGATTCCACATCAAGAATATTCTGACGAATTGGCGTCTTGCGATGTTCCGTGAAAGGCCGAGAAATTTAGGGCGATTGCTGGCTACTTGACTTAAGAGACAAATCACCAAATATTTTGTCCGTCCACATTTAGTTAGTGAAAAGCAATTTCAAACATCATTGTCTTAAGTAAATCAGTTCCTTTAGACATTTCTTGTGTCTTTACAGTTACGCGGAGAGCTTAGACAAGTTGCCTGCCATTATCGACGCGGAGGAGCAGGGTGAAAATCACGGGACTCACGTGACACATGACAAGAACTCGTCTGGCGATTCTGATAAATGTCACGTGCTCCCTAACGGACAGCATCTGGAGAAAGTTCCTGTTCCGGAATATCTACGGGAATGCCTGTTGACAAATGTATGTTCACATCATATGTAACTACTGGCGCATTATCCTTAGTATCTTAAAGTAATGTGATGTTGACAAATTGACATTGAAAAATGGTCTAAATTGATATTTTCAAGTAATCTGAACCGGgttgttgtgtatatatatgataGCGAAATTACCACAATACTTAAGTCAAATAGTAAAATCACCCAAGGCCACCAGTGATATCTTTTGTGATTccataaaaagttttaaaatcacCATTTAGCTAAATGACACTTGCGCCTAAATTTTCATGTGCTGGACATCGAACTTTAGTCGGAGACGCAGTATTTTGATGCCTTTTCCGTGAAAGACTCTTTATGAGCAGACTTTGGACGTTACTAAAATCTAGTACTAGCTCATTAGGTTACAGAATCAGGGCTGAAGTCTTTGGCGTCAAATACACCAAAATGTCGACAGCAGTAACCTTTCCGGACGAGTCCAAGATCAGGGAGAACCAAGAGCTTTTCCGTCAAAAATTCCAGGAGGAGTTTTGGCTTCACAGGAAAAAGTACGATTCTTTGTTGAGGAAGAGTAAGCGTAACTCAGACACAGTAGATTCTTCGCATCCCAACTCCTCCCCACAAAGCGAGGAAATTTCTCTGGAAGAAGGCACGGCGTTTGAAGAGCTATACGACATGACGCTTGGGCGAAAGCAGCACAGCAAAGCGCGGGGAATTTACCGCACTTTGTCCCGTTCAGGCGGTGATAACAGCGTCGGTGCTGTTGTCAAAAATGTCGGCAAAGAGATTTCCGAGGCGTTTCAGTACCAGTTGGCTATTTTGGCTGGGGCAGACGACATCAAGAAAGCGGCGAAATTCGCCATCCACGCCATTTTACATTACATGAAGTCCCCGGATGCTGTCATCAACGAATCAGCGTTAATGGACGCGGTGATGGAAGAGAATGTGCATCCCGGAATTATGGAAGATTTACATTTGAAAACTCGTTTTCCGAACGATAAACATTTCCACGGTATCCACTGGACAGCAGATGGGTTGTTCCGCGAACCAGGAATTCGTTGGCCCGAAGAGGTAGTTTGCAAGAATAGCGCTGAGGATCAAGGGGAGATGAAAGTCCGCTTTTCCGGATCCTTTACACCGTTCGGTTGTTCCTGTCGACCAGAAATTTACGGTTATCGCGCGCCAATACATGTGCGCGATGCAGAAACCGGAAATACAGTTATTCTCTGTCGGGACAGAACCATGCTGTGCAGGCTGAAGAACGCAGGGAAGCAAGGGAGAGAATCCCCAAATGTGCATCAGCAGTTCACTCCCTTGGAAACGACAAGTTAATCTCTCTCAGAATTAGTTGTGGTAAAATATCTCTTGGTCGCAAGCACTGGAATCTCTAAAATCAGCTTTGCACAACGTGATGGCACAGGATATAATAATGACTTTGATTTGCTTAGGTCAGAAAGCACTGTAGGACGGTTCTCTGTAAGGGAGAATGCTGGTAATTAGACCTCGATCATTCAAAAGTGTTCCATCATCTGTGAAACTCTGCTGACTGATAACTTCACTCCCGTTTTATCTCGTTGAATCTCGTCTGCAGAGTAAGACATTTCTGGAATGTTAAACTTACCTCTGACTGCAAACATAGTCACAATGCTTCTCCTGAAATCACGTGATTCGTCTTCTACCTCAAATACACACATCTTAATACCCAACGAATCATTGCTGAAAGGATGCTGGTCTTCGGAAATCAGGCAGTATGCAGGCCTAGGAAAACAATATCCCGTCATACATCGTATCATCAGTGTATAGGCCTAACAAAATATTTAGCATCAAATGTGCAGTATATGCAGAAGAATAAGAAAAGCAATGGTGCGTGTCACATGGATATATAGACAGTTTAGGCCTATTGAAGGATTTTGCATCGTACGTCCAGTACTTGCAGAAGGATGCAACGCTGCGCCATACATATCAAGGCAGTACTGGCAGGTATGGAGGTATATTGCATCACATACCATTACAGACAGATGGACCGCAGGAAACCAATGTTGTATCAATCGTCATGTAGGACCCCATTGACAGTACAAGCCTATAAATCATTTTGCACCAAACACGATTATAGGCAGAAGGATTACAGGCAAAGAGTATTGCGTCACACATGTATAGGCAGTATGGGCCGATGTGGAAGTATTTACCATCACACACCATTATAGGCAGAAGGATTACAGGCAAACAGTATTGCGTCGTACATCATGTATAGGCAGTATGGGGCGATGCGGAAGTATTTAACACCACACTCCATTACAGGCAGAAGGATTACAGGCAAACAGTATTGCGTCGCACGTGTATAGGCAGTATGGGGCGATGTGGAAGTATTTAACACCACACTCCATTATAGGCAGAAGGATTACAGGCAAACAGTATTACGTCGTACATAATGTATAGGCAGTATGTTGCGATGTGGAAGTATATACCATCACACTCCAATACAGGCAGAAGAATTACAGGCAAACAGTATTGCGTCGTACGTCAGGTATAGGCAGTATGGGCCGATGTGGAAGTATATACCATCACACTCCATTATAGGCAGAAGGATTACAGGCAAACAGCATTGCGTCGTACATCATGTATAGGCAGTATGGGGCGATGTGGAAATATTTAGCATCACACACCATTATAGGCATAGGGACAAGGAAAGCAGAGTTGCGTTACACATCGATATAGAGTATGGAGTCATTCTACATCACACATCCAGCACAGGCAGAAAGACAACAGGAAAAAAGTTGTTTATGTGCAGCACAGGCCAGGGAAACATTTTACGTCACACATCCAGTATCACGAGAGGGAAGAACTTAGAAAGTCAACCCCAGAAGTCAGACTATAATGCTATCTCCAGTTTGAGTCTTGAGAACTGGTCGGCATTCTACGACATACACCTTCCCCAATTCGCTCATGCTGATCTGTTCTTATTCAAGCTTTTATCAAAGGAGATTTCGGTTTTGGCGGGAAATCAAAGCAGTCTGGACTTGTAAAAGGCAAGTAACTGTGGACCAGATTGAAAAACAAACTGTGAAGATCACGAATTAGCTGTGGAGGTATGAACTGCTTATCGCACCGTGTTACAACTGCTGTGGCCTGTATATACTTTCAATGAAGTCTGTACCGAACGACTACGTAAAAAGTGAATCGACTATTTAGAATTTAATAAAGTTTAAagtgatgtaaatgtacattttaaataacGGAACTACCTTGCAATGTTTACTTACAGTGTTCAATTTAGGACCAGATTTTATGTTGTGTgcgttttcaaacattttgtttaatattttgctCAGTTCACAAGGTTGCTATAAAGAGGCCATGTAGCTCAATTTTGTCGACGGAATAATCTCATAATAGCTGTGTAATGCGGCGTACTACATTTATTCTTCCGCAGTTTCCCGTTACGGTGAAAAATTACTCAAACTTTTTTGCAACTCTTTGTTCTAGGTTGGTgatacattttgaataatttaatttctatgagatatattttgttttttacttttttgtctcaattaaatgataaatactcAAACAAGTATataagtgtacatttacaatgtttttaGGTACTGTTAGGCCCACGTCATATGTACATACTTCAATGTGACCTCTTTTTGAGTATTGCTAGACctaatttttttaacctaattctgtcTCAGCCTTGGTACTGAGCCTGGGTGGGGGGCGGGGGTGTAagttgctgctatttatgcatttacatgaacagttagaataaaaccctgacagaggTAAGTTGAGAcagtgtttcaccggttacgtatgatta
It includes:
- the LOC135462918 gene encoding uncharacterized protein LOC135462918, translated to MSRLWTLLKSSTSSLGYRIRAEVFGVKYTKMSTAVTFPDESKIRENQELFRQKFQEEFWLHRKKYDSLLRKSKRNSDTVDSSHPNSSPQSEEISLEEGTAFEELYDMTLGRKQHSKARGIYRTLSRSGGDNSVGAVVKNVGKEISEAFQYQLAILAGADDIKKAAKFAIHAILHYMKSPDAVINESALMDAVMEENVHPGIMEDLHLKTRFPNDKHFHGIHWTADGLFREPGIRWPEEVVCKNSAEDQGEMKVRFSGSFTPFGCSCRPEIYGYRAPIHVRDAETGNTVILCRDRTMLCRLKNAGKQGRESPNVHQQFTPLETTS